The Ralstonia pseudosolanacearum genome includes the window TCCAATCGCGGCCGTCTCTACTGGCTCAAGGTGTGGGAAGTGCCGCAAGGCAGCCGCAATTCGCGCGGGCGCCCGATCGTCAACATGTTCCCGCTGTCGCCCGGCGAGAAGATCAATGTGATCTTGCCGGTCAAGCAATTCGACGAGCAGCACTTCGTCTTCATGGCCACCTCCAAGGGCACGGTCAAGAAAACGGCGCTCACCGAATTCTCCAACCCGCGCAAGGCCGGCATCATTGCCGTGGACCTCGATGAGGGCGATTTCCTGATCGGCGCGGATATCACCGATGGCCAGCATGATGTGATGCTGTTCTCGGACTCTGGCAAGGCGGTCCGCTTCGACGAGAACGATGTCCGCCCGATGGGCCGCCAAGCGCGCGGCGTGCGGGGTATGAACCTGGAGGAAGGCCAGCAGGTGATCGCCATGCTGGTGGCGCCGGCCGAAACGGCGGGCGAAGGCGAGCAGGCGGTGGCGGGCAGTGTGCTGACCGCCACCGAGAACGGCTACGGCAAGCGCACGCCGATCTCCGAGTACACCCGCCATGGCCGCGGCACCAAGGGCATGATCGCCATCCAGACCTCCGAGCGCAACGGCAAGGTGGTCGCGGCCGCGCTGGTGGCACCCGAGGACGAGATCATGCTGATCACGACCGGCGGTGTGCTGATTCGTACCCGCGTGGATGAGATCCGCGAGATGGGGCGCGCCACCCAGGGCGTCACGCTGATTGCGGTGGGCGAGGGTAACAAATTGTCCGGGCTGCAGCGCGTGGTGGAGTCGGATGCCGAGGGCGAAGATGCCGCCGATGGCGGGGCGGAGTCCAATGGCGAAGCGCCGGACGCGGATACCGCTGAAACATAATTCGAAACATTTTTCGCTTGCCGCGATGCTTCGTTCTGGCATGATGCCGGACTTGCGTGCGGCAAGGCCCGGAACTCGGGACCCGCTGTCCGGACTAAACGCAACGCTTTTCTCATGGGAGCAACAATGCACAAGAGTCTCAAACATCTGATCGTGGTGGCTGGTTTTGCCCCGCTGCTCGCCTTCGCGCAAGCTGCCGGCGCAGACGCCGACAAGACGGCGGCCATCAAGGAACTGCTGACGGTCATGAACGTTGACCAGGCGATCCGCGGTCAGGGTGAAGCGCTGGAGAACAGCGCCAAGCAGGAAGCCCCGCTGGTGCTGGAGCAGGCACTGGTCGAGAACAAGTCGCTGAACGACAAGCAGAAGCAGACCGCGGTCGACAAGCTGAAGAAGAACGGCGCTGTGCAGCGCATGACCGATGGCGCCGGCAAGGCGTTCGAAACCGATGGCTTCCGCAAGGACGCTCTGCAGGCCCACTACGATTCGCTCTCCAAGTACTACTCGGCGCAGGAAATCAAGGACCTGACGACGTTCCTGAAGACCCCGAGCGGCCAGAAGTTCATGACCAACCAGGGCAAGGCCATGCAAGAAGTGTGGGGCGGCGTGATGCAGAAGTACGGCCCGCAAGTCGGCAAGGCGATGCGCGACATGGCTGACAAGGAAATCGCCGCAGCATCGAAGTAATTCGATGGCGTAGACCGATGATCGGTGCGCGATCCCCGTCGCGCCGCTGATTGATGGATAATGGCTGTTTGGGTTTGCGCCCAGACAGCCATTTTTCTTTTGCCCCTTTGTCCCATGAACCAAGCGGATCGAGCTCTTCAAGCCAGCCAGGCGCGTGTCTACAACTTTTCGGCGGGGCCGGCGGTGCTGCCGGCCGAGGTGCTGGAGCAGGCAAGGGAAGAGATGCTCTCCTGGCAAGGCTGCGGCATGAGCGTGATGGAGATGAGCCATCGCGGCCGCGAGTTCGAAAGCATCATGGCGCAGGCATTCGCCGATCTGCGCGAATTGCTGGCGGTGCCCGACAACTACGAGATCCTGTTCCTGCAGGGCGGCGCCATCGCCGAGAACGCCATCGTTCCGCTCAATCTGATGCGCCGGCTGTCGCTCGACACGCCCAAGGCGGATTACGTCGTGACCGGCACGTGGTCGGTGAAGTCGCAGCAGGAAGCGCGCAAATACGGTGAAGTGAATATCGCCGCATCGAGCGAGGCCGAGCGTTTCCACCGGATCCCGGATGTGTCCGCCTGGAAGCTGTCGGATGACGCGGCTTACGTGCATCTGTGCACCAACGAGACCATCGTCGGCGTCGAATATCAGGAGACGCCGGACATCGGCCAGGCGCATGGGCGCGTGGTGGTGGCCGATGTCTCGAGCCACATCCTGTCGCGGCCGGTCGACTGGAACGGCTATGCGGTGCTCTACGGCGGCGCGCAGAAGAACATCGGGCCCGCGGGCCTGACCATCGTGATCGCGCGCAAGGACCTGCTGGGCCACGCGCACCCGCTGTGCCCGTCGGCCTTCAATTGGCGCCTGGTGGCCGAGAACGGCTCGATGTACAACACGCCGCCCACCTACGCCATCTATGTCGCCGGACTGGTGTTCCAGTGGATCAAGCGCCAGGGCGGCGTGGAAGCGCTGGAGACCCGCAACATCGTCAAGGCGAAGATGCTGTACGACTTCATCGACGCCAGCGGCTTCTATCGCAACGACATCCATCCGTCGTGCCGGTCGCGCATGAACGTGCCGTTTTTCCTCAACGACGAATCCCGCAACGAAGCCTTCCTCGCGCAGGCGCGCGCGCAAGGGCTGGTGCAGCTCAAGGGCCACAAGTCCGTGGGCGGCATGCGGGCGAGCATCTACAACGCGATGCCGCTGGAGGGCGTGGAGGCACTGGTCGACTTCATGCGCGAATTCGAGCGGACCGCCGCCTGAGCTGCGCGCCGCCATCACGGCAGAACATTGCGCAAAGCTCCTGCTTTGCGCGGCAATTCGCAATCCATTGCCGAACCCGATCCCTACAATGACCAGTCAGTCAGACGAAACGAGTCAAAACAAGGACGCCGCACTGGCGGCGGAACTGGCACCCCTGCGCGCGCAGATCGATGCCATCGACAGCCAGCTGCTCACCCTGCTGTCGGACCGCGCCAAGGTGGCGCAGGCCGTGGGCGAGGTGAAGAAGCACTACGCGTCGCCGGCATTCCGGCCGGACCGCGAGCTGCAGGTCATCCGCAAGATGCAGTCGGGCAATCCGGGGCCGCTGCACGACGAGAGCATCGCGGCCATCTGGCGCGAGGTGATGTCGGCATGCCGGGGCCTGGAGCAGGCGCTGCGCATCGGCTATCTCGGCCCGGTGGGCACGTTCACGGAGCAAGCCGTGTTCGCGCACTTCGGCCACGAGATCCAGCCGTTGCCGTGCCCGAGCATCGACGAGGTGTTCCGCGCGGCAGAGGCCGGTACGGTCGATTGTGGTGTGGTGCCGGTGGAGAATTCGACCGAGGGCGTGGTGTCGCGCACGCTCGATCTGTTCTTGCAGACGTCGCTGAAGATCAGCGGTGAGATCGCGCTGCGGGTGCACCACAACCTGCTGCACAAGACCGGCGACATGTCGCAGGTGAAGGTGGTGCGGGCGCATGCGCAGGCGCTGGCGCAGTGCCAGCGCTGGCTCAACACGAACTACCCGCACCTGGCGCGCGAGGCGGTGTCGAGCAACGCCGAGGCCGCGCGCATGGCCGGCGAAGACGAGACCGTCGCCGCGCTGGCGAGCGTGCAGGCGGCCAACCGCTATGGGCTGCACGTGGTGCGGGCCAACGTGGAGGACGATCCGCACAACCGCACACGCTTCGTGGTGATCGGCAACTACGAGACCGAGCCGAGCGGGCGCGACCAGACCTCGCTGATCCTCTCGGTGCCGAACGAGGCCGGGGCGGTCTACCGGCTGCTGGCGCCGCTCGCCGAGAACGGCGTGTCGATGTGCCGCTTCGAGTCGCGGCCGGCGCGCAGCGGCGCGTGGGAGTACTACTTCTACGTCGACGTGGAAGGCCATCAGCGCGACCCGCAGGTGGCGCGCGCGCTGGAGAAGCTGCGCCACGCCGCCGCGTATTTCAAAGTGCTGGGGTCCTATCCCTCGGCACACTGAGGGATTTAGAACGAAGCGCCCCGCCCGGGCGGGGCGCCGATACCAGAGGAGCAGCCCCATGTCGTTGCAGTTCGGCCCCGAATATGTCCGCGCCATTGCCCCCTATGTGACCGGCAAGCCGATTTCCGAAGTCGCACGCGAATTCGGTCTGGAGGCGGCGCGCATCGTCAAGCTGGCGTCCAACGAGAACCCGCTGGGCATGCCGGCATCGGCCAGGGCGGCCATGACGGCTGCCATCGATGAGCTGGCGCGCTATCCGGACGCCAACGGTTTCCGCCTGAAGGCCGCGCTGCATGCGAAGTTCGGTGTGCCGGAAGCCTGGATCACGCTCGGCAACGGCAGCAACGATATCCTCGAACTGGCTGCACGCGCGCTGGTGGCGCCGGGGCAGGGCGTGATCTACGCGCAGCATGCATTTGCCGTGTATACGCTGGCGGCGCAGGAGGTCGGTGCACGGGCCGTCGAGGTGCCGGCCCGCGATTATGGCCACGACCTGGACGCGATGGCCGCCGCCATCACGCCGGACACGCGCCTGATCTACGTCGCCAACCCGAACAATCCGACCGGCACCTTCCTGCCGGCCGACGCGATCGCTGCGTTCCTGGCCAAGGTGCCGCCGGCGGTCGTCGTCGTGCTGGATGAGGCGTACAACGAATTCCTCAAGCCAGAGCAGCAGTACGACTCGATCGCCTGGGTGCGCCAGTACCCGAACCTGCTGGTGTCGCGCACGTTCTCCAAGGCTTACGGGCTGGCCGGCCTGCGTGTCGGCTACGGCATCGCGCAGCCGCAGCTGACGGCGCTGCTCAACCGGATCCGCCAACCGTTCAACGTCAACAGCCTCGCGCAGGCCGCTGCTGTCGCCGCGCTGAGCGATGCCGAATTCCTGCGCAGATCGGCCGAACTGAATGCCGCGGGCTACGCGCAGTTGACGCAGGCGTTTGCGCGCCTCGGGCTGGAATACGTGCCGTCGTCGGCCAACTTCGTGCTGGTCCGTGTCGGCGACGATGTGGACGCGGGCGCGCGCGTCAATCTGGCGCTGCTCAAGCAGGGCGTGATCGTGCGGCCGGTGGGCAACTATGGCCTGCCGCAGTGGCTGCGCATCAGCATCGGGCTGCCGGAGGAGAATGCCGTTTGCATCGCCGCGCTGGAGTCGGCGCTGGTGCAGGCCGAGGCCGCCGCCTGACCGGCAGCGCGTCGTACGGCGGTCGCGGCCGGCACCTCGGGCGCGACGCACATCGGGCTACAATGCCGCTTTGCTTTTTTCTGGCAGGGCAGTGTTGTGGCCTCTTCTTTTTCCAGTTCCCGGTTGGTGATCGTGGGTGTCGGCCTGATCGGCGGTTCGCTGGCGCTGGCGTTGCGCCGCGCGGGCGTGGTCGGGCAGGTCATCGGCGTCGGGCGGTCGGCGGCGTCGCTGGAGACGGCGGTCCGCCTGGGGGTGATCGACGAGGCGTTGCCGATGGAAGAGGCGGTGCGCGGCGCCGACATGGTCGTGCTGTGCGCACCCGTGGCGCAGACGCTGCCGCTGCTGCTCGCGATGCAGCCGCACCTGGGGCCGGACACCATCGTCACCGATGCCGGCAGCACCAAGTCCGACGTCATCATGGCGGCCAAGACGGTGCTGGGCGACCAGGTCAGCCAGTTCGTGCCGGCGCATCCGATCGCCGGGCGCGAGCTCAACGGCGTCGAGGCGGCGCTGGCCGATCTCTATGTCGGCAAGAAGACCGTGCTGTGCCCGCTGCAGGAAAACCGCCGCGCCGACGTCGCCCGCGTGCAGGCGATGTGGGATGCCGCGGGGGCGTATTGCCATGTGATGTCGGCCGTGCAGCACGATGCCGTGTTCGCTGCGGTGAGCCATCTGCCGCATGTGCTCTCGTACGCGCTGGTCGCGCAGATCATCAATGCGGAGGACGCCGCGCTCAAGCTCGAGTTCGCCGGCGGCGGCTTCCGCGATTTCACCCGCATTGCCGCGTCGTCGCCCGAGATGTGGCGCGACATCTGCCTGTCGAACCGCGAGGCGCTGCTGCGCGAGCTGACCACCTATGAGGCCGTGGTGGGCCGTCTGAAGGCGATGATCGCCGAGCGCGACGCTGAATCGCTCGAGCGCGTGTTCCGCCGCGCCAGCGAAGCGCGCCTGGCCTGGCCGCAGCGCGCGGCCAACGCCACGCAACCCGAATAACGTTTCTCTCTCTGACTGGATCCATGGAACACCTCGACGTCGGTCCGCTGAAGGCGGCGCGCGGCACGGTCAAGCTGCCGGGCTCGAAGAGCATCTCCAACCGCGTGCTGCTGCTGGCCGCCCTCGCCGAGGGCGAGACCGTCGTGCGCGACCTGCTCGATTCCGACGACACCCGCGTGATGCTGGCCGCGCTCGACACGCTCGGCGTGCCATGCGAGCCCCTCGGCACCGCCAACGCCTATCGGGTGACCGGCACGGGCGGTCGTTTCCCGGTCAAGTCCGCCGATCTGTTCATGGGCAACGCCGGCACCGCCATCCGCCCGCTGACGGCGGCCCTGGCGCTGCAGGGCGGCGAGTACACGCTG containing:
- the serC gene encoding 3-phosphoserine/phosphohydroxythreonine transaminase; translated protein: MNQADRALQASQARVYNFSAGPAVLPAEVLEQAREEMLSWQGCGMSVMEMSHRGREFESIMAQAFADLRELLAVPDNYEILFLQGGAIAENAIVPLNLMRRLSLDTPKADYVVTGTWSVKSQQEARKYGEVNIAASSEAERFHRIPDVSAWKLSDDAAYVHLCTNETIVGVEYQETPDIGQAHGRVVVADVSSHILSRPVDWNGYAVLYGGAQKNIGPAGLTIVIARKDLLGHAHPLCPSAFNWRLVAENGSMYNTPPTYAIYVAGLVFQWIKRQGGVEALETRNIVKAKMLYDFIDASGFYRNDIHPSCRSRMNVPFFLNDESRNEAFLAQARAQGLVQLKGHKSVGGMRASIYNAMPLEGVEALVDFMREFERTAA
- the hisC gene encoding histidinol-phosphate transaminase, with the translated sequence MSLQFGPEYVRAIAPYVTGKPISEVAREFGLEAARIVKLASNENPLGMPASARAAMTAAIDELARYPDANGFRLKAALHAKFGVPEAWITLGNGSNDILELAARALVAPGQGVIYAQHAFAVYTLAAQEVGARAVEVPARDYGHDLDAMAAAITPDTRLIYVANPNNPTGTFLPADAIAAFLAKVPPAVVVVLDEAYNEFLKPEQQYDSIAWVRQYPNLLVSRTFSKAYGLAGLRVGYGIAQPQLTALLNRIRQPFNVNSLAQAAAVAALSDAEFLRRSAELNAAGYAQLTQAFARLGLEYVPSSANFVLVRVGDDVDAGARVNLALLKQGVIVRPVGNYGLPQWLRISIGLPEENAVCIAALESALVQAEAAA
- a CDS encoding prephenate dehydrogenase, translated to MASSFSSSRLVIVGVGLIGGSLALALRRAGVVGQVIGVGRSAASLETAVRLGVIDEALPMEEAVRGADMVVLCAPVAQTLPLLLAMQPHLGPDTIVTDAGSTKSDVIMAAKTVLGDQVSQFVPAHPIAGRELNGVEAALADLYVGKKTVLCPLQENRRADVARVQAMWDAAGAYCHVMSAVQHDAVFAAVSHLPHVLSYALVAQIINAEDAALKLEFAGGGFRDFTRIAASSPEMWRDICLSNREALLRELTTYEAVVGRLKAMIAERDAESLERVFRRASEARLAWPQRAANATQPE
- the pheA gene encoding prephenate dehydratase encodes the protein MTSQSDETSQNKDAALAAELAPLRAQIDAIDSQLLTLLSDRAKVAQAVGEVKKHYASPAFRPDRELQVIRKMQSGNPGPLHDESIAAIWREVMSACRGLEQALRIGYLGPVGTFTEQAVFAHFGHEIQPLPCPSIDEVFRAAEAGTVDCGVVPVENSTEGVVSRTLDLFLQTSLKISGEIALRVHHNLLHKTGDMSQVKVVRAHAQALAQCQRWLNTNYPHLAREAVSSNAEAARMAGEDETVAALASVQAANRYGLHVVRANVEDDPHNRTRFVVIGNYETEPSGRDQTSLILSVPNEAGAVYRLLAPLAENGVSMCRFESRPARSGAWEYYFYVDVEGHQRDPQVARALEKLRHAAAYFKVLGSYPSAH
- a CDS encoding DUF2059 domain-containing protein, coding for MHKSLKHLIVVAGFAPLLAFAQAAGADADKTAAIKELLTVMNVDQAIRGQGEALENSAKQEAPLVLEQALVENKSLNDKQKQTAVDKLKKNGAVQRMTDGAGKAFETDGFRKDALQAHYDSLSKYYSAQEIKDLTTFLKTPSGQKFMTNQGKAMQEVWGGVMQKYGPQVGKAMRDMADKEIAAASK